A section of the Streptomyces sp. NBC_00178 genome encodes:
- a CDS encoding ROK family transcriptional regulator, with translation MNRSSSRSGGANLPALRHHNASLVLDLLRTAGEQGISRLELAERTGLTPQAVSKITARLRTEGLAAEAGRLASTGGKPRTVLRLVPDAGYAVGLHLDRDELTAVLADLAGTPVATRTFPLDLGAPAAEVLATAAHAVQTVRADVPRTEDRRVFGVGAALPGPLDHREGVLHRVTGFPRWDGYPLRDALAEATGLPVVVDKDTNAAALGLALREPADADFAYLHLGTGLGAGLVLGGSVHRGARTGAGEFGHQTLQLDGPPCDCGGRGCIEALCLAAAARGDVVEAARVLGAGAANLVGLLDIDRVVLGGRTVAEDEDAYVNGVRAVIEERARREGTGTSVPVTVAGGGDRPVAEGAAHLVLAPLFGRAGEDGGAPA, from the coding sequence GTGAACAGGAGCAGCAGCAGGAGCGGCGGGGCGAATCTTCCGGCCCTGCGCCACCACAACGCCTCGCTCGTGCTCGACCTGCTGCGCACGGCCGGTGAGCAGGGCATCAGCAGGCTGGAACTCGCCGAGCGCACCGGACTCACCCCGCAGGCCGTCAGCAAGATCACCGCCAGGCTGCGGACCGAGGGCCTCGCCGCGGAAGCCGGCCGCCTCGCCTCCACCGGCGGCAAGCCCCGCACCGTGCTGCGGCTCGTCCCGGACGCCGGATACGCGGTCGGACTCCACCTGGACCGCGACGAACTCACCGCCGTCCTGGCCGATCTCGCCGGCACGCCGGTCGCGACCCGCACCTTCCCGCTCGACCTGGGAGCCCCGGCCGCCGAGGTCCTGGCGACGGCGGCCCACGCGGTGCAGACGGTACGTGCGGACGTCCCCCGGACCGAGGACCGCCGCGTCTTCGGCGTGGGCGCGGCGCTCCCCGGCCCGCTGGACCACCGCGAGGGTGTGCTGCACCGGGTCACCGGCTTCCCCCGGTGGGACGGATACCCGCTTCGCGACGCACTCGCCGAGGCGACGGGCCTGCCCGTCGTCGTCGACAAGGACACCAACGCCGCCGCGCTCGGCCTCGCCCTGCGCGAACCCGCCGACGCCGACTTCGCCTACCTCCACCTGGGCACCGGGCTCGGCGCCGGGCTCGTCCTCGGCGGGAGCGTGCACCGCGGAGCGCGCACCGGCGCGGGCGAGTTCGGCCACCAGACCCTGCAGCTGGACGGCCCGCCGTGCGACTGCGGAGGGCGCGGCTGCATCGAAGCGCTCTGCCTCGCCGCCGCGGCCCGCGGGGACGTCGTCGAAGCGGCCCGGGTCCTGGGCGCGGGAGCCGCCAACCTCGTCGGCCTCCTGGACATCGACCGGGTCGTCCTCGGCGGACGTACGGTCGCCGAGGACGAGGACGCCTATGTGAACGGGGTCCGCGCGGTCATCGAGGAGCGCGCCCGGCGCGAGGGCACGGGCACCTCCGTACCCGTCACCGTGGCCGGCGGCGGCGACCGCCCGGTCGCCGAGGGGGCGGCGCACCTGGTCCTCGCCCCCCTCTTCGGCCGGGCCGGGGAGGACGGCGGCGCACCCGCCTGA
- a CDS encoding winged helix-turn-helix transcriptional regulator yields MALGKDYVAQQCSIARALEVVGERWTLLVVRDAFYGVRRYNDFLSHLGIPRAVLAARLQALTEAGVLAKRRYQESPPREEYVLTDRGKALWPTLRSLGLWGREHFEDTLPMRYFHHAACGTLLGAYGQCPACGVEVAPEDVEMRPGPGLDPGPDDHVGRALLTPRRLLQPLDTDRV; encoded by the coding sequence ATGGCCCTCGGCAAGGACTACGTCGCACAGCAGTGCTCCATCGCCCGCGCGCTCGAGGTGGTCGGCGAGCGCTGGACGCTCCTCGTCGTGCGCGACGCCTTCTACGGCGTACGCCGCTACAACGACTTCCTGAGTCACCTCGGCATCCCGCGCGCCGTCCTCGCCGCCCGCCTCCAGGCGCTCACCGAGGCCGGCGTCCTGGCGAAGCGCCGCTACCAGGAGTCGCCGCCGCGCGAGGAGTACGTCCTCACCGACCGCGGCAAGGCGCTCTGGCCCACCCTGCGCTCCCTCGGCCTCTGGGGCCGCGAGCACTTCGAGGACACGCTGCCCATGCGTTACTTCCACCACGCCGCGTGCGGGACGCTGCTCGGCGCGTACGGCCAGTGCCCGGCCTGCGGAGTCGAGGTGGCGCCCGAGGACGTGGAGATGCGGCCGGGTCCCGGACTCGATCCCGGCCCGGACGACCACGTCGGCAGGGCCCTGCTCACCCCCCGGCGACTGCTTCAGCCGCTGGACACCGATCGTGTATAA
- a CDS encoding fumarylacetoacetate hydrolase family protein codes for MKLLRVGTAGAERPALLDRDGTLRDLSALVTDIDGGLLADAQALARVREAARTPETLPALDAEGLRIGPPLGRIGKIVCIGLNYHDHAAETGAAIPDEPILFFKAPDTVVGPDDTVLVPRGSRKTDWEVELAIVIGRTARYLESADEALGHIAGYATSHDVSEREFQIERGGTWDKGKNCETFNPLGPWLVTADEVADPQALPLKLWVNGELEQDGTTAEQIFPVGEVVRYLSHFMTLYPGDVINTGTPAGVAMGRPEPKPYLRAGDVVELEVEGLGRQRQELKDA; via the coding sequence TTGAAGCTGCTTCGAGTGGGTACGGCGGGCGCCGAGCGCCCCGCGCTGCTTGACCGTGACGGGACCCTGCGCGACCTCTCGGCCCTCGTCACCGACATCGACGGCGGGCTGCTCGCCGACGCGCAGGCCCTGGCCCGGGTGCGGGAGGCGGCCCGCACGCCCGAGACGCTGCCGGCGCTGGACGCCGAGGGGCTGCGGATCGGTCCGCCGCTCGGCCGCATCGGCAAGATCGTGTGCATCGGGCTGAACTACCACGACCACGCGGCCGAGACCGGCGCGGCCATCCCGGACGAGCCGATCCTGTTCTTCAAGGCACCGGACACGGTGGTGGGCCCCGACGACACCGTGCTCGTGCCGCGCGGCAGCCGGAAGACCGACTGGGAGGTCGAGCTCGCGATCGTGATCGGCCGCACCGCCCGCTACCTGGAGTCCGCCGATGAGGCGCTCGGGCACATCGCCGGATACGCGACGTCGCACGACGTCTCCGAGCGGGAGTTCCAGATCGAGCGCGGCGGCACCTGGGACAAGGGCAAGAACTGCGAGACGTTCAACCCGCTGGGCCCCTGGCTCGTCACGGCGGACGAGGTGGCCGACCCGCAGGCGCTGCCCCTGAAACTGTGGGTCAACGGGGAACTCGAGCAGGACGGCACGACGGCCGAGCAGATCTTCCCGGTCGGCGAGGTCGTCCGCTACCTCAGCCACTTCATGACGCTCTACCCCGGTGACGTCATCAACACCGGAACCCCGGCCGGAGTGGCCATGGGCCGGCCCGAGCCCAAGCCCTACCTCCGGGCCGGGGACGTGGTGGAGCTGGAGGTCGAGGGTCTGGGGCGCCAGCGCCAGGAACTCAAGGACGCCTGA
- a CDS encoding heme-degrading domain-containing protein, producing the protein MNTGAPTISELIAQERRLTLPSFGYDDAYALGGLLVTLARERHAPVAIDIRRGGQQLFHAALPGSSADNDAWIDRKRRVVERYGESSYLVGTRFRAKGTTFEDSSRLDPDVFAAHGGSFPIAVEGAGVIGAVTVSGLPQAEDHALVVEALERFTARPRD; encoded by the coding sequence GTGAACACCGGTGCTCCGACCATTTCCGAGCTGATCGCGCAGGAGCGCCGCCTGACGCTTCCGAGCTTCGGCTACGACGACGCGTACGCGCTGGGCGGCCTGCTGGTCACCCTGGCCCGCGAGCGGCACGCCCCCGTGGCCATCGACATCCGGCGCGGCGGCCAGCAGCTGTTCCACGCGGCGCTGCCCGGTTCGAGCGCGGACAACGACGCCTGGATCGACCGCAAGCGCAGGGTGGTGGAGCGGTACGGCGAGAGCTCCTACCTCGTCGGCACGCGCTTCCGCGCCAAGGGCACCACCTTCGAGGACTCCTCCCGGCTCGACCCGGACGTCTTCGCCGCGCACGGCGGTTCGTTCCCGATCGCGGTGGAGGGCGCGGGCGTGATCGGCGCGGTCACGGTCTCGGGCCTCCCGCAGGCCGAGGACCACGCGCTGGTGGTGGAGGCGCTGGAGCGCTTCACGGCACGGCCCCGGGACTGA
- a CDS encoding HAD-IIA family hydrolase — MAERKPIESWLTDMDGVLIHEGTPIPGADAFIKRLRDSGLPFLVLTNNSIYTARDLHARLKRMGLDVPVENIWTSALATAQFLDDQRPRGTAYVIGEAGLTTALHDIGYVLTDHEPDYVVLGETRTYSFEALTKAIRLINGGARFICTNPDETGPSAEGPLPATGSVAALITKATGKAPYFAGKPNPLMMRTGLNAIGAHSETSAMIGDRMDTDVLAGLEAGMQTFLVLTGLTTETDMDRYPFRPSTVVDSIADLVDLVDLPLP; from the coding sequence ATGGCAGAGCGCAAGCCGATCGAATCCTGGCTGACCGACATGGACGGTGTCCTCATCCACGAGGGCACGCCGATCCCCGGGGCCGACGCCTTCATCAAGCGGCTGCGGGATTCCGGTCTGCCCTTCCTCGTCCTCACGAACAACTCCATCTACACCGCGCGCGACCTGCACGCCCGGCTCAAGCGCATGGGCCTCGACGTGCCCGTGGAGAACATCTGGACCTCCGCCCTGGCGACCGCCCAGTTTCTGGACGACCAGCGGCCGCGCGGCACGGCGTACGTCATCGGCGAGGCCGGTCTCACCACCGCGCTCCACGACATCGGCTACGTCCTCACCGACCACGAACCCGACTACGTCGTCCTCGGCGAGACCCGCACCTACAGCTTCGAGGCGCTCACCAAGGCGATCCGGCTGATCAACGGCGGCGCCCGCTTCATCTGCACCAACCCGGACGAGACCGGCCCGTCCGCCGAGGGCCCGCTCCCCGCCACCGGCTCGGTCGCCGCCCTGATCACCAAGGCCACGGGCAAGGCGCCGTACTTCGCGGGCAAGCCCAACCCGCTGATGATGCGCACCGGCCTCAACGCCATCGGCGCGCACTCCGAGACCTCGGCCATGATCGGCGACCGGATGGACACCGACGTGCTCGCCGGACTGGAGGCCGGGATGCAGACCTTCCTCGTCCTCACCGGGCTCACCACCGAGACGGACATGGACCGTTACCCCTTCCGGCCCTCCACGGTCGTCGACTCGATCGCCGACCTCGTCGACCTGGTGGACCTCCCGCTGCCGTAA
- a CDS encoding YidC/Oxa1 family membrane protein insertase, which yields MSAFMSAFASLVGGFADLLQPLFHHASTAAAIILFTALVRLAVHPLSRAAARGQKARTKLQPQIAELRKKHAKSPDKMQKALMELHAKEKVSPLSGCLPSLLQMPAFFLLYHVFSSQRIGGDPNSLLGHELLGAPLGERWHDALAHGGPFGGQGLVYLALFAIVAAVATFNYGRTKRQMAASPVTPATGPDGQPVPGMGAMTKVMPLMSFLTLFSVAFVPLAAALYIVTSTTWTALERAYLYRDVPVKEAALAPAV from the coding sequence ATGTCCGCATTCATGTCCGCTTTCGCGAGCCTGGTCGGCGGATTCGCCGACCTGCTCCAGCCGCTCTTCCACCACGCGTCGACGGCCGCGGCGATCATCCTGTTCACCGCACTGGTACGGCTCGCCGTCCACCCCCTGTCGCGGGCGGCGGCGCGCGGCCAGAAGGCCCGCACGAAGCTCCAGCCGCAGATCGCCGAACTGCGCAAGAAGCACGCCAAGAGCCCCGACAAGATGCAGAAGGCGCTCATGGAGCTCCACGCGAAGGAGAAGGTCTCCCCGCTCTCCGGCTGCCTGCCGAGCCTGCTCCAGATGCCCGCGTTCTTCCTGCTCTACCACGTCTTCTCCAGCCAGAGGATCGGCGGCGATCCCAACTCGCTGCTCGGCCACGAACTCCTCGGCGCCCCCCTCGGGGAGCGCTGGCACGACGCCCTCGCGCACGGCGGACCCTTCGGCGGACAGGGACTGGTCTACCTCGCGCTCTTCGCGATCGTCGCGGCCGTCGCCACCTTCAACTACGGCCGGACCAAGCGGCAGATGGCGGCCAGCCCGGTCACCCCGGCCACCGGCCCGGACGGACAGCCCGTCCCCGGCATGGGCGCGATGACGAAGGTGATGCCGCTGATGTCGTTCCTGACGCTCTTCTCGGTGGCCTTCGTGCCGCTCGCCGCCGCGCTGTACATCGTCACCAGCACCACCTGGACCGCCCTCGAGAGGGCCTACCTCTACCGCGACGTCCCCGTGAAGGAGGCCGCGCTCGCCCCCGCCGTCTGA
- a CDS encoding DUF6412 domain-containing protein has protein sequence MSDDTNRVRRGIARLLRPAAFLVLFVAEVVLADGGSLSAAVALAATAAAGSALLVCSVISARCACPVPRTRVRTAMRDREKRTAFLPQRDPDARGRRRPRAPGAALPTAA, from the coding sequence ATGAGCGACGACACGAACCGTGTGCGCCGCGGGATCGCCCGCCTGCTCCGCCCCGCCGCCTTCCTGGTCCTGTTCGTCGCCGAGGTCGTGCTCGCCGACGGTGGCAGCCTCTCCGCCGCCGTCGCGCTCGCCGCCACCGCGGCCGCCGGCTCGGCGCTCCTCGTCTGCTCCGTCATCAGCGCCCGCTGCGCCTGCCCCGTGCCCCGCACGAGGGTGCGTACGGCCATGCGCGACCGTGAGAAGCGCACCGCGTTCCTGCCGCAACGGGATCCCGACGCCCGAGGGCGTCGCAGGCCCCGAGCGCCCGGGGCCGCCCTCCCGACGGCCGCGTAG
- a CDS encoding glycoside hydrolase family 6 protein → MYGSCAGLRWGAAAGIGAVLLLAGCSSPDGAAGPPVASGGQLPGKGAPYWVNPEGNAARQAAAYAKDGARGDAALMRRIAEQPVAEWLGPDDPRAAARKLTEAAERAGREAVLVLYNIPHRDCGQFSKGGAADADAYRTWLDGVADGIGDRRATVVLEPDAVLHLADGCTPRKYHAERYGLLKDAVDRLKRQPGTTVYVDAGNAGWQEPDALFEPLRRAGIEAADGFAVNVSNFRTTAESTDFGKRLSAKVGGKPFVIDTSRNGNGPYEGGDPAESWCNPPGRALGEPPTTETGDELVDAYLWIKRPGESDGECRGGPKAGDWWPEYARGLAGAKK, encoded by the coding sequence ATGTACGGCAGTTGTGCCGGTCTGCGGTGGGGCGCCGCAGCCGGGATCGGGGCCGTCCTGCTGCTGGCCGGGTGTTCCTCGCCCGATGGCGCGGCCGGGCCCCCGGTGGCCTCCGGCGGACAGCTGCCCGGGAAGGGCGCCCCGTACTGGGTCAACCCCGAAGGCAACGCCGCACGTCAGGCCGCCGCCTACGCGAAGGACGGCGCGCGGGGCGACGCCGCGCTGATGCGTCGGATCGCCGAGCAGCCCGTCGCCGAATGGCTCGGACCGGACGACCCGCGCGCAGCCGCGCGGAAGCTCACCGAGGCGGCCGAGCGGGCCGGCCGGGAGGCGGTCCTCGTCCTCTACAACATCCCGCACCGGGACTGCGGCCAGTTCTCGAAGGGCGGGGCCGCAGACGCCGACGCCTACCGCACCTGGCTGGACGGTGTCGCGGACGGCATCGGCGACCGCCGCGCCACCGTGGTCCTGGAACCGGACGCCGTACTGCACCTGGCCGACGGCTGCACGCCGCGGAAGTACCACGCGGAGCGCTACGGCCTGCTCAAGGACGCGGTGGACCGCCTGAAGCGGCAGCCCGGCACCACGGTGTACGTCGACGCGGGCAACGCCGGATGGCAGGAGCCCGACGCGCTGTTCGAACCGCTGCGACGGGCCGGGATCGAGGCGGCGGACGGGTTCGCGGTGAACGTGTCCAACTTCCGTACGACGGCCGAGAGCACGGACTTCGGCAAGCGGCTGTCGGCGAAGGTCGGCGGCAAGCCCTTCGTGATCGACACCAGCCGCAACGGCAACGGACCGTACGAGGGCGGCGATCCCGCGGAGAGCTGGTGCAACCCGCCGGGCCGCGCCCTCGGCGAGCCGCCGACGACGGAGACGGGCGACGAACTGGTCGACGCCTACCTGTGGATCAAGCGGCCCGGCGAGTCGGACGGCGAGTGCCGGGGCGGCCCGAAGGCGGGGGACTGGTGGCCCGAGTACGCACGGGGACTGGCCGGGGCGAAGAAATAG
- a CDS encoding Gfo/Idh/MocA family oxidoreductase has protein sequence MTAHAPLQVGLVGYGLAGSVFHAPLVSATEGLVLDTVVTSSEERRAQARAEFPDVRFAASPDELWPRADELDLIVIASPNKTHVPLARAALEAGLAVVVDKPIAGTAAEARELAALAEERGLLLSVFQNRRWDNDFLTLAALIEEGELGEVQRFESRFERWRPQLKGGWRESGDPEEIGGLLYDLGSHIADQALTLFGPAVQVYAESDVRRPGAAADDDTFIAITHANGVRSHLYASATTAQLGPRFRVLGSKAGYVKYGLDPQEAALREGQRPRAGAPWGEEPAELWGRVGSGESPLTGGGDPVRTLPGDYPAYYAAVAAALRGEGENPVTALQAAATLEVLEAARRSTREGTSVTLTPHHDEERHA, from the coding sequence ATGACTGCCCACGCTCCTCTCCAAGTCGGGCTCGTCGGCTACGGCCTGGCGGGTTCCGTCTTCCACGCCCCGCTGGTCTCCGCGACCGAGGGCCTCGTCCTCGACACGGTCGTCACCTCCAGCGAGGAACGCCGGGCCCAGGCCCGCGCCGAGTTCCCCGACGTGCGCTTCGCGGCCTCGCCCGACGAGCTGTGGCCGCGCGCGGACGAGCTGGACCTGATCGTGATCGCGTCGCCGAACAAGACCCACGTGCCGCTCGCGCGGGCGGCGCTGGAGGCGGGCCTGGCCGTGGTCGTGGACAAGCCGATCGCCGGCACCGCCGCCGAGGCCCGCGAGCTGGCCGCGCTCGCCGAGGAGCGGGGGCTCCTGCTCTCGGTCTTCCAGAACCGCCGCTGGGACAACGACTTCCTTACGCTGGCGGCACTGATCGAGGAGGGCGAGCTCGGCGAGGTCCAGCGCTTCGAGTCCCGTTTCGAGCGGTGGCGTCCGCAGCTGAAGGGCGGCTGGCGCGAATCGGGCGATCCCGAGGAGATCGGCGGACTGCTCTACGACCTGGGCAGCCACATCGCCGACCAGGCCCTGACCCTGTTCGGCCCCGCGGTCCAGGTGTACGCGGAGTCCGACGTGCGCCGCCCGGGCGCCGCCGCCGACGACGACACGTTCATCGCGATCACCCACGCGAACGGCGTCCGCTCGCACCTGTACGCGAGCGCCACCACCGCCCAGCTCGGCCCGCGCTTCCGGGTGCTCGGCTCGAAGGCGGGTTACGTGAAGTACGGCCTGGACCCGCAGGAGGCGGCCCTGCGCGAGGGGCAGCGCCCGCGCGCCGGGGCGCCGTGGGGCGAGGAGCCGGCGGAGCTGTGGGGCCGGGTCGGGTCGGGCGAGTCCCCGCTGACCGGCGGCGGCGATCCCGTCCGCACCCTGCCGGGCGACTACCCCGCCTACTACGCCGCGGTCGCCGCCGCCCTGCGCGGCGAGGGCGAGAACCCCGTGACGGCGCTCCAGGCCGCGGCCACGCTGGAGGTCCTGGAGGCCGCGCGGCGCTCCACGCGCGAGGGCACGTCCGTCACACTCACCCCCCACCACGACGAGGAGCGGCACGCGTGA
- a CDS encoding class F sortase yields the protein MTATERPAGTGRLLTGVAWAVLLLGLWLWGRAATAGNSAPTTGDVAAVGRPLGVPLPPAHDPLDGAAPQRVEIPSIGIDAGIVRRGLDGEGAIEPPPYATPKAVGWYADGTEPGTEGAAIFVGHVDTETKPAVFYGLSAARPGEKVRVSRSDGKVAEFTIDDVQVFTRERFDAQKAYGPREDGRAELRLITCGGTYDREAHAYTANVVVSAYLTDEKSGGGKSRV from the coding sequence ATGACCGCCACGGAACGCCCCGCCGGCACGGGACGCCTGCTCACCGGTGTCGCGTGGGCGGTGCTCCTGCTGGGACTGTGGCTGTGGGGCCGCGCGGCCACCGCCGGGAACTCGGCCCCCACGACCGGTGACGTCGCCGCGGTCGGACGCCCCCTGGGCGTCCCGCTGCCCCCCGCCCACGACCCCCTCGACGGGGCCGCGCCGCAACGGGTCGAGATCCCCTCCATCGGGATCGACGCGGGCATCGTGCGGCGCGGGCTGGACGGCGAAGGCGCGATCGAGCCACCGCCGTACGCGACGCCGAAGGCCGTCGGCTGGTACGCCGACGGCACCGAACCCGGCACCGAGGGTGCCGCGATCTTCGTCGGGCACGTGGACACCGAGACGAAGCCCGCCGTCTTCTACGGACTCAGCGCGGCCCGGCCCGGCGAGAAGGTCCGGGTGAGCCGGTCCGACGGCAAGGTCGCCGAGTTCACCATCGACGACGTCCAGGTCTTCACCCGGGAACGCTTCGACGCGCAGAAGGCGTACGGACCGCGGGAGGACGGGCGGGCCGAACTCCGGCTGATCACCTGCGGCGGGACATACGACCGCGAGGCCCACGCGTACACGGCCAACGTCGTCGTCTCCGCCTACCTGACGGACGAGAAGAGCGGCGGCGGGAAGAGCCGCGTCTGA